CGGCACGGTCGCCGGCACCGGGCCGGTGATGTCGTGCCAGGTGGCCGCGATCGTCTCGGTCGGGCCGTAGATGTTGGCCAGCCGGGTGTCGGGCAGGACCCGGCGGAACCCGTCGACGAGCGGGCCCGACAGCGCCTCGCCCATCAGCACCAGCCGGGTCAGGGCGGTGGGCCGGTCGGCCGGCGGCCGGGCCGTGATGACGGCCAGCAACTCCCGGGCGAAGCTCGGTACGGTCTGCAGGAAGGTGATCCGCTCCCGCACCAGCCAGTCGGTGAACTTCTCGGGGTGCACCCGGATCCGCTCCGGCACCGGGTGCAGCGTGCCCCCGCCGACCAGCGTGGCGAACACCTCGCAGAGACTCGGGTCGTGCTCCGGGGTGACCCACTGGGCCACCCGGGCGCCCGGCCCCAGCCGCATGGCGTCGGCCAGCCACCCGACGAACTGGGCGAACGCCCGGTGGGTCTGGGCGATGCCCTTGGGTCGTCCGGTCGAGCCGGAGGTGTAGGCCACGTAGGCGGTCCGGGACCCGGGGTCGTCGACCGCCGGCCCGGCCGGATCCGCCGGCAGCGGCGGCAGCGCGGTGACGTCGACCAGCCGGCCGTCGAGGTCGTCGCGGAACCAGCGGGCCAGCTCGTCGGCCGGGTCCTCGCCCGCCCGCAGCAGGCAGGCCGGGCGCAGCTCGGTCAGGATCGCCCGGCCCCGCTCCCCCGCGTCGCCGGTGCCGAACCAGACCAGGTGCCCACCGGCGCGCAGGATGCCCAGCGACGCGGCGAGCTGCCACGGCCCAGGGGCCATCCGCACCGCCACCGGCGCGCCGTCGACGGGCAGCCCGCGCAGGTGCCCGGCCACCGCCGCCGCCCGGCGCTCCAGCTCGGCGTACGTCCACCGGTCGGGCACGCCGGCCACGGCGAGCGCGTCCGGGATCCGGCGGGCGTGGTCACGGATGGTCTCGTGCACCGGCGGTGGCTCGACCGTCGGAGCGTCCGGGGCCGGTTCGGCCGGGGCCGGGGCGTCCAGCGGCAGCCGGTCCAGCGGGGTGTCCGGGGCGTCCAGCGCGGCCGACAGCAGCGTCCGGACCTGCCCGAGCAGGCCCGCCGCCGTCGCCGTCTCGAACCGGTCCCCCCGGTGGGCGAGCGTGCCGGTGACCGAGGGCCAGGTCCGGCGTACGGTGACCACCAGGTCGGCGACGGTCGGCCCGCCGTCGGCGATCTCCGCCGCGCGGGTCTCGGCGCCGGCCAGCCGCAGCTCGGCCTCCGGCCCCGGTACGGCCAGCAGCACGTCGCAGAGCGGCACCCGCCCCGGGTCCCGGTCGACGGGCAGCGCCCCGACCAGCCGCGCGAACGGCAGCTCGCGGTGCGCGGTGGCGGCCCGGAGGACGTCGGCGGCGCGCCGGAGGACCTCGGTGAAGGTGGGGGCGCCGCCCAGGTCGGCGCAGAGCACCAGCAGGTTGTCGCAGGGGCCGACGAGCCCGGTGAACGCCGGCGGCAGCACCGGTACGGGCAGCACCACGCTGACCCGGTCGTCGTCGCCGTAGCGGTGCAGGACGGCCTGGAGGGCGGCGAGCAGCACCACCGTCGGGCTGACCTGCCGGGCCCGGCAGAACGTGGCGAGCCGGTCGGCCAGCTCGGTGCCCCAGTCGAACGGGACCAGGCCGGCGGGGGCGGACGGCCGGCCGGCGGGGTCGTGGTCGGCCGGCAGTGCCACCGGCGGCGGGGGCGGGGTCAGCGCGGCGGTCCACCAGTCCCGCAGCCGTCGTCCGGCCGGACCGGCGACCAGGTCGCGCTGCCAACGGGCGTAGTCGGCGTAGCGCAGCGCCGGCGGCAGCGACGGCGGGCCGGCGGTCGCGGGTTGCACGACCGCGGCGTAGCAGGTGGACAGTTCGTCGACGATGATCGAGACCGACCGGTCGTCGGCCACCGCGCGGTGCAGGGCCAGCACCAGCCGGTGCGCGGTGGGGCCGGTGCGCACCAGCGTCAGCCGGGCCAGCGGCCCGTCGGTGGCGTGCTCGGGGGCGGTGGCGGCCGCCGCGCAGACCCGGTCGGCGGCACGGTCGCGGTCGGCGGCGTCGAGGTGGCTGAGGTCGACGTGGACGAAGGCGCCCTCGGGGTCGGCGGAGAGCACCGGCACCGGGCGGCCCGCGCGCTCGGCGAGTCGGGTCCGCAGCACCTCGTGCCGCCGGAGCACCGTCCGCCAGGCCGCCCGCAGCGCCGGCGCGTCGAGGGTCCCGTCGACCTGCCAGGTGCGGACGATCCGGTGCACGCCCCGGTACGGGGCGAGGTGGTCGAGCAGCCACACGCCGTCCTGCGCCCAGGACGTGCGGACGGGACCGGCATCCGTTCCGGATGTGCCGACCACCGTCGTGTCTCCGCTCGTTGTCACGGTCGAATCGTGGCATGCAGCAATGGGGTGGTCTTCTCAACAATTGCGATCTCTAAATCGAACACGCACAATTGCCCGCCCTGGATTTCTCCGGGGCGGCCCGACGCGGGAAGGGATACCCGCGCGCCGTCCCGCAGCCGCGTCCGCAGCCGCGCAATCGCAAGGATGCGCGGGCCCGTCGACCGCGCGGAGCATGGGTGCGCGGTACGCCGTGCCTGCTGCGGTCCGGCGGTGGCCGGCCGGCCACGGGTACCGGACCTGGCCTGGGAGGGAGCACTGCGCATGACGGAGATCGATCTGAGCGGTTCGAGTCAGTCAGCGGTCGAAAAGCGTGTCGAGGCGATCTGGCGCGACGTTCTGCACATGCCGCAGGATCGGCCGGACGCGACTTTCTTCGAATTGCAGGGACAGTCCATCTCGGCGGTTCGCATCGTCACCCGTATCGAGGACGAACTCGGTGTGGTGGTGGACGTCGGGCTCCTCTTCGAGGACCCGGACCTGACCACCTTCACGGCGGCGGTCGTGGCCGCCGCGCTGCCCGGGCAGGACGCGCAGGCGGCCAGCCCCGCCTGACCCGCGCCCGGTCCGACGCCGCGGATCCACTCTCGGGGGTGGGTCCGCGGCGTCGTGTCCGGCCCCGGACCGGCGGCCGGGTCGTCGACGCCACGGACACGGTCGTGCCCACCGACGGTCCCGCACCGGCCGGCGGGCGCGATCCACGGCGCGGGTGACCCGCCGGCGGCGCACACGACGGGACCCCGGGCCGGCGGGCCCGGGGTCCGGTGCCGACGCCTCAGCGGCGCCGGGCGATGGTGAGCCCGTCGGCGATCGGCAGCATGACCGTCTCGAAGCGGTCGTCGGCGGCGAGGGTGGCGTTGAAGGCGCGCAGCGTCTGCGCGGCGCGGCGGGGCAGGCCGGGCTCGGCCAGCTCCGGGTCCAGGACGTACCCGTCGAGCAGCACGTTGTCGGCCAGCAGCAGCCCACCGGGACGCAGCAGCGGCAGCACCGCCTCGTAGTAGGTCGGGTAGTTCATCTTGTCGGCGTCGATGAAGACCAGGTCGACGACCGTGTCGGCGGGCAGTGACCGCAGCGTGCGGGCCGCCGAGCCGAGCCGGAAGTCGATCCGGTCGGCCACCCCGGCCCGCTCCCAGTGGGCGCGGGCGATGTCGGTCCACCGGTCGGTGACGTCACAGGTCACCACCCGGCCGCCGGGGGCGAGCCCGCGGGCGATGGCCAGGGCGGACAGCCCGGTGAACGTGCCGATGTCCACCGCGGTGCGGGCCCCGACGAGCCGGGTCAGGATGGTCAGCAGCGCGGCCTGTTCGACCGTCACCATCATCCCCGCCGCCTCGCCCACCGCGAGGGTCGCGTCGACCAGCCCGCTCAGCGCCGGGTCCGGCGGCGAGCTGGAGCGGGCCAGGTAGTCCTGGACCGCCTGGTTCACCGGCACGTGCTTGACCTCGGCGAATCCCGCGTTGCTCATGCGTCACCTCCCCGACGTGCCGGCCGCGCCGTCGCACGTCCATCGATCCACGGTCGCGACCATCGTCGACCCGTGCCCCGGGCGGGGGCATCCTGTGCTGTGCGGCGCCCCGGACGCGACGACCCTGTCGCGCGCCCGGGGCGCGGCGGTCGGCGCCACGGCCGGCGCCGGTAGACGTCCGGCGCTCACACCGTCGCCGAGGAGACGGCGGTGACCCGCATCGGCAGCCCGCCCCGGATCCGCAGGGAGAGCATCGGCTCGGGCACCACCTGGTACGACGGGTCGGCGGTGAGCCGCAGCTCCCGCATCACCATGGCGGTGACGAAGGTGGCCTCCATCAGCCCCAGGTGGTTGCCGACGCAGAACCGCGGTCCGGCGCCGAACGGCACGTACGCGTACCGGGGCCGGCCTCCGGAGCGGGCCGGGTCGAACCGGTCGGGGTCGAACCGGTCCGGCTCGTCCCAGAAGTCCGGGTGCCGGTGCAGGGTGTACGGGCAGATCAGCACGTCCACGCCGGCCGGCACGTCGTACCCGCCGATCTCGTCCGGCCCCTGCGAGATGCGGGAGAGCATCCACACCGGCGGGTAGAGCCGTATCGCCTCGTTGATCACC
This genomic interval from Micromonospora coxensis contains the following:
- a CDS encoding non-ribosomal peptide synthetase; translated protein: MTTSGDTTVVGTSGTDAGPVRTSWAQDGVWLLDHLAPYRGVHRIVRTWQVDGTLDAPALRAAWRTVLRRHEVLRTRLAERAGRPVPVLSADPEGAFVHVDLSHLDAADRDRAADRVCAAAATAPEHATDGPLARLTLVRTGPTAHRLVLALHRAVADDRSVSIIVDELSTCYAAVVQPATAGPPSLPPALRYADYARWQRDLVAGPAGRRLRDWWTAALTPPPPPVALPADHDPAGRPSAPAGLVPFDWGTELADRLATFCRARQVSPTVVLLAALQAVLHRYGDDDRVSVVLPVPVLPPAFTGLVGPCDNLLVLCADLGGAPTFTEVLRRAADVLRAATAHRELPFARLVGALPVDRDPGRVPLCDVLLAVPGPEAELRLAGAETRAAEIADGGPTVADLVVTVRRTWPSVTGTLAHRGDRFETATAAGLLGQVRTLLSAALDAPDTPLDRLPLDAPAPAEPAPDAPTVEPPPVHETIRDHARRIPDALAVAGVPDRWTYAELERRAAAVAGHLRGLPVDGAPVAVRMAPGPWQLAASLGILRAGGHLVWFGTGDAGERGRAILTELRPACLLRAGEDPADELARWFRDDLDGRLVDVTALPPLPADPAGPAVDDPGSRTAYVAYTSGSTGRPKGIAQTHRAFAQFVGWLADAMRLGPGARVAQWVTPEHDPSLCEVFATLVGGGTLHPVPERIRVHPEKFTDWLVRERITFLQTVPSFARELLAVITARPPADRPTALTRLVLMGEALSGPLVDGFRRVLPDTRLANIYGPTETIAATWHDITGPVPATVPIGRPIPGRQVLVLDEADRPCPTGVTGEIVVRSRHVCDGYVGVGADGPAFRAPAGRPDDGTGLRWYRTGDLARRRWDGLLEFRGRRDHQVKLLGTRVELADVEAALTAQDSVAECVVVPVTDADGLVVRLTAYVVPRRGPDGAPLAGAGQWRAHLRRRFGTAMVLVSFETVPERLPRTVAGKVDRRRLPAPRSASARRAPTGPVEQGLAEIWSDLLGGGRFDAEATFFAAGGHSLLVPRLVARIRRRFGVTVALRECFTHNTLAGMAALVEAAGAAHDSSVPADSADLRAVTDAME
- a CDS encoding phosphopantetheine-binding protein codes for the protein MTEIDLSGSSQSAVEKRVEAIWRDVLHMPQDRPDATFFELQGQSISAVRIVTRIEDELGVVVDVGLLFEDPDLTTFTAAVVAAALPGQDAQAASPA
- a CDS encoding O-methyltransferase, translating into MSNAGFAEVKHVPVNQAVQDYLARSSSPPDPALSGLVDATLAVGEAAGMMVTVEQAALLTILTRLVGARTAVDIGTFTGLSALAIARGLAPGGRVVTCDVTDRWTDIARAHWERAGVADRIDFRLGSAARTLRSLPADTVVDLVFIDADKMNYPTYYEAVLPLLRPGGLLLADNVLLDGYVLDPELAEPGLPRRAAQTLRAFNATLAADDRFETVMLPIADGLTIARRR